CGGGTGTGGGCGGAGGTGTGGATAGGGGTGCACTCTGGCAAAGAGTTCAAGGCGCTGGCCTCTGCTCGTTCCCGttctcgtactcgcactcgcatttCAGCAAAAGACCCCTGGGTGAGTGTCTGGGGGCGcctcttatcttatcttatggCCCGACTGCCGGAATAACCGGGCCAGGCCAGCGCTATTTATATTGTATTAAAATTTACTCACAAATTTCGCATACCCACCtcccagagagcgagagagagagagagagatagacagacagagaaagagagaatcGTAGATTCGTAGATTAGTAGATTGTTTGGGCCGTTGAGGCTGGTCGAAAAGTCCTTGGCCACTTGACCGTCAACGCAGCGTGGGACTGATCGATCTCAAGTGATTggcgacagtcgacagtcgacagtcggtAGCCGATCGACCCCAGACCTGGACGATCTTTATCgctgctctctctcctcccactctctgtctctctctctttcttacCTGGCCCCTTATCAGAGGGCGATAAGCTGGCGAGTTTTTTGCATTCCCTGTTGTTggtggttgctgctgcggcggctgcctCTCTTCCGCTCTTCCTCTCTCCTACACTCCTACTCTCCTACTCTGCTACTCACCCATTCTGACACTCTGCTTCCCTGCTGTCAGCTGTTGGCGATCGGCATCGAGAGACAATCGACAATCCCCAACGAAATTCAAATCAGTCCCCAACGTCGCGTCGCGTTAACGGCAACGTTGGAATCGTTGAACcctttttttactcttttttttatcgTCGTTGCTGTGGCtttaaattacaataaatcaaatcaaatcccaatcaaataacaataaaaaaaccGAAGCAATTCAGTTCGTCTGTGTGCCCTGTTTCAATTGCAAATTCCAGCCGAAAAATGCTCAAACTTTAAGTGAAATTCATTGTTTTCATTGGCGTTTCACTCGCttctgttattgttgttgttgttggtgctgttggTGTCATACGTAGTTGTTGTACAAGTTAACGCTGCCGCCCGATTCGCTGAGCccataaatatatgaaatgTTTGCCTCACATTTACGGACCCTTTGGGGATTGATTTTTGGTAGGTGAACCCCAACCTCACGcgtcctcctccttctgcccAGAACTCCCGAATCCGACCCCCCACTGAGTAATTATTAAGAGCAGTCGACCACAGACCGAGAGGGTCTTCCAACTTTTCGGAAATTTctgaaatgaaattcaacaGTCGCGGAGTTGCAGAGCAAAAGGAAGCCACAGAAACGTGGAAAGTTTCACccgaatggaaaatggaaaaatggaaaaatagaaaaatggaaaaagagcAAAACCTTTGCCATTAAGTATTTAGGTTGCTTTCTGTCCATAAATTATTTCTAGCTCTATCGCCACACTAGGGTATTACCAACTTCGACCCAAACTCGCGTTCAGATCGCGCTTTTTGGGGGGACTCTGCCTATTTTTAGACTCATTTTTTAGCAGCTTCTTAATGAACGCCGACCAAGTAGATTTGTGTTGGGAATGTTTTTTATTATCAACTTAGCAACTCTTTcttgtgtccgtgtccatggtTGTGTAcgtgtttggttttggttttgccaGCGGGTCGTATGCTTAATATAATTAAGGCCAAGCAATAGCCAGCAATTGACATCACTCTTGTCACCACCTTGGCTCTCGACTGCGGCTGCACtttggttgctggttgctggtggctggtggctggtggctggtggctgccgACTGTTGACTGAGATAAGATTGGCGGGAATTAGAGCTGAAATCAGAGCTGGTGTCGCGTGACTTGCGCCCGGTACGAATTCGGTGACACTCAAGCAAATCGCGCGCcgaaagaaatcaaaaatgaaaaatcattTAATCATCGAATCGAGCCTTGATGGGGAGTTCCCTTTAGATCCAATCAGCATCCGTAGCACTAGCACTAGCCCCttacacccccccccccctcccctctctctctctctctctctctctcgctatccCTATCTCTACCTCTCCATCTCtatttctatctctctctctctctttctctctgttgcAGTCACGCCGTCAATCGGTGAACTTACGGGCGATGCCCCCGGGCGTTCTAGTCAACGATAGCCGGGCCAACTCCACCGATGACATACAGATCGCTCTGGCCCCCCACATCCAGACGTATCTGAGCCAGACCGGGCGCCGGCACTCGTGCTGCAGCGTCATGCTGCCGGTGGCCTTCGAGCGGGCCGCCGCCAAGTCCTGGCTGGATCCCAAGTTCGACTCCCCCGTCCTCGAGGAGCAGTACCAGGCCAGTGTCTTTCCCCACGTTCGCATGCGATACAGGTGAGTGGAGTTcggttggtgttgctgttggtgttgatgTTTCGGGGGGAGGCAAAGCCAATTGAGCTGCCTTTTTGCCGATGCCAAATTGCAGCTCTGGGCAAATTGGCTCCTGCCCCACGGAATGGTATCTCAGCTCAGTTGGTCATGGATATCCACCCATCCATCAAAGCCCACAATTTATACGACTGTAAGAGACATTGCCTTAAACATGGAATGCAATTTACATAACATAGCCACAGTCGTACTCGTGTACCCGGTACTAAGCAGAAGCTCTCTCTGCAACCCCGATTCAAAATGCCGTTCGCATACAAAGGTCATCCATTCAAACCAAATACTGAACCAAGCTGTTTGCCTAGGGACTGAGGACAGCATTGGCCGGAATCCCCGTACGTGTTAGGGACTTAAACCTATGAGAGTTCACGCGCAGTCAGTCGTCCCTGATAATTAGCACCCCGGCGAACAGAGCATTTTTTGGCTCGATTGGCTTCGCGTAGGTTCGGATCCCAGCCAACGGCCAAGAAAGTCCCACAAACGCATCTCCTTTGGTACACTTCAGGGGAAAAGTCTTGAGCCTTAAGGCAGGTGAATAGGGCAGTACTGTGGTCCAAGACCGGTCAAAGTTCATCAGTTTATCGAAGAAAAAGAACCTAACCTAATCCCGCCGTACTCCCGTAATCGATGCCCACGAtacataaattgtttttggtttcgtGGGACCGATGCTCGGTCTCGGTCCCAGTCTCGTCGTGCccaagagaaaaagagaaaccCGACGAAGTTGGTAAATATTAGAGGAATTAATTTTATAGAATGTTCCCGGGGATAGAGTACTACCTGGCCTACTATAATTGTGGCATAAGACACGCAATGTATGCGAGCTTCGGTCTGGGGTCGGGCACCACCCGAAAgagatcagcagcagcgtcaaTTGGGGGCTACGGGGATTGCCGAACGCATTGGCAGCCCCACGACAAAAGCATAATATCAACAAGAGCATAGCCTCCATCCTGCgcttaaaatcaaaaaaattccTTTTAAGGGACCAGGATCCTCCTGGAACTCTTTCCAAAGTCACAGCTGAACCTCCATGCTCCCCCCTCAAAGGGGCTACTATTCACTTCACACAAATACCATTCTTTGGTGGCATTTCACATAAATGGAGCTAGTCCCTAGGGAGAAGCTGACCAACCTCCTTCACGGAGAGGCGTCAAAAGGCTGTGGAAGTGGGGCTTGCATTTGAAAGGATTCCCATTTAAAAGATTCAGATTTGGGAGCAGTTCAATGACCCTCTTGGCTGAGTCCCGGCTGTGGCGCCTCCCTTGATAGCTTCCCTCCCGCTGTCACAATCGTGCGGCTTGGCTGGACTCCCTCACTGCCGAGGGGCACAGGcgcatacgtacatacatatgtaggtccTCGTCGGTACAGGAGGCTCCGGCGCCGACAACTACTAGACCAACTCCTGCACGTGCATGCAATCAACGCTGCTACAGAAAGGGCAGCTCCCAGAGGCGAAGCGGGTTGGCGCGAAGGAGGCCAAACGAGGGCAAATTAGTTGGGGAACTGCGGAGGATGGCGAAATTGCCGCCATAAATGCTCGCTTGGCGTGTGCCCCGCACGGGTCAAAGGGTGGGCCACGGGGGGCACCGGGGGGACTGGCAGAGCCTGGGTTGAGCATTTGGCTCCTTTTCGCTTTGGATGATTGGCCCCCAAGGCGGTGGAGTGGGGCAAAAGGAGGTCGCAGTCGTTGCAGGTCAATGCCATTTCGGGCCATTTGGCGGCCAATTGCAGCAGTTTCGCGTGAGGCGAGAAAACAGCCGAGGAACAGAGCAACGGAGAAGCGGAGCAACAGAGCAACGGGGCAACGGAGCAATCGATTGAGGTCGGCTCTGATGTGGCTAGTTGCACCATCAGTTAGAGGATTTCGCTTACATTTTTTGTAGGttctccttttttctggtgttCTCTAGAATTTAGTTAATACTTATTCCTATTCGCAAAGTTTCTTTCCTTCCTTAAGGGATGCTCTGTAAGTTAAACCCAGTTCCAGGGACTCTTCTGTTCCGAAATTTCCCCCAGGGGCTCCCATTCATTTCTGGCTTTTTTTTAGCTCGCGAAGATTCCTTTACTCGGAAAATGCTCATCGTCGGTGCGTCCCTTTCATCCGGGTCCTCAAGGTATCTCAAGGCTCTTCAGGTATCTTCAGTCCTAAGCTTCTCTTAGGTTCCGTTTCTCAGGCTGTAAGCAGCTGTGCCTTTTATAAAAGGCTTTCCCTATTCCATACGTAGTCGCTCTGCGAAATTCCGCATAATTTCCGTAGCTCTGATGGAGAATAGTTCGTAAGCCTGTTGCTTCTAGGCTCTGGACGGGacgaggagggggaggaggaggaggacaaaAGAGTCGCCTTTCTTCTGCCACACGCGAGAGGTATGTCCAGAGTTGGCCTAATAGTCAGAGGGAACAATGCAATGCCCTGCAATGAACAATGAACAGAGACTGTGGGCGGGCATCCTAATCCTAATCTGATGAATGGCAGCTCCACGCAGCTCCACACAGCTCgggctccagcttcagcttcggctCTGTTCCTGGCTGACATTTGCTCTCTCGAGTGGAACAAGTTGTGTAATGAATGCAGTTGGCAAAGTGGCCAGGTTTCCCTGGTGACAGGTGGAAAATGTGCTGCACaagcctcttgcctcttggcTCTTGTCTCTTGTCTCTTCTCAAGCGCGTGCACTTGCCCTTACTCCTCTGTCCGTTAGGTCTCCCATTTCGCTGCACTTTGCAATAATTAGAATGAATGAGAGAACCTCAAAAGGCAAGTTGGAGGGGGAACGGGAAGTTGGATTAGGAATGGGTCGTGGATGCGGATAGAAGGATAGCAAGAGTGCCATACAATTAGAGGGGAAcgggcaatgggaatgggcttGGCCAGGTCGGAGCTGCAAGACCTTTAGATCAAATTGCACGATCTCTGACTCCCTTTAACCGACCACCTCTCAATCGCCCTCTCTGTTTGAGTGCTCTTAGCCCTTTTCTTCTTACAGCATCAATCCTGATCCTGCCCTTGTAAGGGTAGACCCTTTGTTGTCCTCTTGTTGGAGTGTTGACTGTAACTGCTCATGTGAGCGTGAATCTTGATCTCTAACGCTCTCTCTTTTTACAGGTTCACCCTCTCATACATCCTCCTCTGCTCGCTGGCGTGGTGTCTGTACTTCGTGGTGGACGGCGGATCGGAGGACTTCTGGCGACCGATCTCCAGCTCGTTCTCGATGCTGTCACTGATCACGATCATGGCGCTGTGCTTCACCCACTGGGACCTCTACAGGGAGCACAGGACGCTGACCTCCGCCGTGACTGCGATGCTGCTGTGCGGAGCCTCGCTGGCCTTCCTCACGTACACGGGGAGGGCCTTTAGCCCACTGGGGCACTTCGCCATCTGCCTTGAGATCGTGCTGCTTATCTACACTGCCCTGCCCATGCCGCTGTGGGTGGGTGCGGTCATTGCGATCTTCTACTCGATCGCCTTCGAGCTCGTTTCCCACATGGTCATCGGATGCAGTGCCATACATGGGGGGGCGGGATCGGTGGACAGTAGCGATCCCAGCCACAAGATACTCATACTGCGGATCATGGCCCATCTGAGCGTGCACCTGGTGGGCGTCCACGTGCTCGTGATGAACCTGGTGCGGATGCGCGGCACCTTCATGAAGGTCGGTCAGAATCTGCTCGTGCGCCGTCaactggagatggagaagcAGCTCAAGGAGAAGATGATACACTCGGTGATGCCGCCCAAGGTGGCGGACATGCTGCTCAACGAAGGGGGCACCGCCGGACTGGACTCCGGCCTGCCCCCCGAGTCCCACTACATGCGTCCGCGGGCCTCCAACGACGTGAAGTCCCTATTCCGGCCCTTCCACATGCACAGCATGGACAACGTGAGCATCCTGTTCGCGGACATCGTCGGATTCACCCGCATGTCCTCCACCAAGACCGCCGAGCAGCTGGTCGAGATCCTCAACGACTTGTTCGAGCGCTTCGACGATCTCTGCTCCCTCAGCGGCTGCGAGAAGATATCCACCCTGGGCGACTGCTACTACTGCGTCTCCGGCTGCCCTGAGCCCCGCGCGGACCACGCCATCTGCTGCGTGGAAATGGGTCTCGGCATGATCGATGCCATGCGCTGCTTCGACGCCCAGCGCCACGAGGGCGTCAAGATGAGAGTCGGCGTCCACACGGGCACTGTTCTCTGCGGCATCGTAGGCACGCGCCGGGTCAAGTTCGATGTGTGGAGCAACGACGTAAGCCTGGCCAACAAGTGAGTACTTTGAACTAGATCTTAGCCCTTAACTAGGCGGACATTGGAACGGATTAATCGGTGATTTCTGTAGATTTCCGTTTATCGATCGCCAGGGTAGGATATCCCGAATTCCCACCACGCCGATTTCCCATCCGGATATCGTCTTACAGCGACTCGTTCTTACATCTGTGCTCCAACTTGAAGCCTTTGTGAAGTGCACGTGCATTAAAATAGATTGCTTGTCAGAATCATCACTTTCGATTCACGGGATAATCATGTACATCATTATAGGGAGCATGGAACTCACAAGAGGGCTCCAGAGCCCCAGGGGGGCTAATTGGAGGATCTCCTTAGACTTGAGTCTGAAGCATGGGAATGGTTCTGAGAGGCTGATATCTCTGGATGAGATTGCTGATTATCAGGAAGCTAAGTGACACCATTTCAAGATGCCCTCTGGTAATGGGGGGAACAAACAGCTAGACACTTGCTAATTAGAAGACAGGCAGACACCCAGAAGGGGTATACCATTACTTCatggaattcaattaaaatacaaatgcGAACGAGCAAAAAAACCTTCTCATGAGCGTGCGGATCAAACTAACAGGGTGTTTAAGGCAAGAACGAGGGCCCACACTGTACGGGGTCTGAATGGGGGACAAATTTCCACCCAGGAGACCCAGCGGGGGTAAATTGACCCGTGAAACGTCGGGAGAACGATGAGACCTCGGGACACATCATGAGAGATGGCCCAGCAGGATGTGCCACCAGGGATGACCATTGCAGTTCGTTTCACTCCATTAAAACTAAGTGTGTCCAAATCGCTAGATCGCCAGAGAAACCAGCCAAATTGTAGGGTTGCGCAGAACTATATAAGTCTTAGCCAGTGTCCGCTCGATTGTATGGAACTCACTATTTCCAATATTTCCTTTCAGAATGGAGTCCTCGGGCAAGCCGGAGCAGGTTCATATCTCGCAGGAGACGTCGAGCTTTTTAGGCGACAACTACTACCTGGAAGAGGGCGAAGAGGTCTTCGGTGAGTCCTCAGAAGTGGGACCTGGGAACTGGGACCCTGAGCATCACAGACCCTTTGCTAACTGCCTTCCCTCCCCTTTTCCCCTAGGTCACCGCACCTACTTCGTGGTGGGACGCCGAAGCGACTTCTCCAGAACCAACAGCCTGAGTCCCAGCATGCCAGCCCATGCCATTGGGGGCAGCTCCCTATTGCTGCCCGGAGGCCATGCCGGCTCATTATCGCAGAGCGCGACCAACATCTCGGCGGTGCAGCCGCAAGTGCCGCCCGCCTCGCCGGTGGGGCAGCTCTCGAACTCGTTGAACCCCTCGCCGGTTTTGTCCATACGCCCTCGACTGACCTCGCTGAGCATGAAGCTGCGCAAGAAGTCGCAGAACCACAGCCGGGAGCGGGACATTGAGCGGGGCATCATGCATCCGGCGGCCAGCGGAATACCGCCAGTTATTGTGGTGCGGGAGCGGCCAAAGATCATCATCACCACCAAGTCGCTGCCGGGCAGCCTCGACTCGGATGATCAGCCGTCGTCGCCCActccaccaccgccgccaccgccgccaccgccgccgccgcccccaccGCCCAAGAGCCGGCTGATGGTGTGGAAGGTGCCGCGCTTCCTCAAACGCTTCGAGGAACTGGCCAGCCGCGGGAACAGCTCCTGTCACAGTCAGCCAGAGAAGGAGGATCCCCAGTACCTGCAGCACCTCCATCATTCCCGTCCCTATTGCCCCGAAGAGACCCTGGCCTTCATGGATCCCACTGCaccgaatgggaatgggaacggaaCCGGAACCGGAATCGGAACCAGCTGCGTGTACCAGCAGCTGCCCGTCCTGGTAGAGTCCTGCAGCGTCAGTCGACTGGGTAACCAGACCCTGGACATACCGTCCGCGTCTCGGCCCTTGCTGCACCATGCAGCCACCTCCACGGCTCTGGCCAGCAGCGTCCTCCGCTCCCCAGAGGGGTTCTCCGCAGTGGCAGGATCCAGTGTCGGCGGAGCAGGCTGCTGCTCTCCGGGACAGTATTCCATGTACGACGACATCATCGATGTGCGCTCCTACATCAGCCAGTCCCGCAGCGACATCTCGCCCTTCGGCCGCTCCGGTAGCTATCGGAGCCAGTGCGGCCGTCAGTCCACCAGCGGGGGAACCGTGCTCCCCGTGGAGCAGTCACCCCTGCCCAGGCCACGTGCCTCCACCCTGGCCACTGGCAGGCCACCAGTCGTCGGTGCGTCTtcagctggggctggggctggtgccaCCATCGAGCCCAGCACCTCCAGCACTAGTGCCAACGTCCAGCCCAGTCCCTTCTGCCTACCTGCTCCGCCagctggaggcggaggcggccaCTCGCGCAACTCGAGCATCTGCCCGTCGGCCACCTCACGCAAAGATTCGGGGATCAAGAGCAACTCGCGGCGCTCCTCCATCCAGCAGCAGATATACGCCCTCAACCAGTCGGCCATCAGCCAGCACCGCGTCTCCGGCTACTTCACCAGCTCCACCTCAAGCATCTCGAATTTGAATGACATGCAgggcctgcccctgcccatgcccctCCCGCTGGGCATCGCGCTGCCCATGGTGGTGCCACagccgcccccgcccccgctgccgctgctgatgcaACCTTGCTCCTCTCAGACGATGGGCGACCCGCTGGCCGCCTgtctgcagcagctgcgcaAGCAGTCGGACCTCCAGCTGATACGCTGTGTGCGGGACAACGCCAGATCGCAGAGGAGCTACCTGGTGAAGCCGCCGCTGCGGGGCTTCAGCCTGTACTTCAAGTCCCGCCAGCTGGAACGTGACTTCCGCTCCAAGGCCCACCGGTTCGGGACCGAGAACGAGACCGAGGGGCCACCCACACTGGCCACGCCCCGGTACAACACCTACATCGACATCTTCGTGGGGATCGCCGTCTACCTGTGCATCTCGGTGTCACTCTTCCTGATGACCCAGAACACGGTCACGCCTAGCTTCCGGCTCTGGGTGACGCTCTTCTCCTGCTTCACGGCCATCCAGGTCTTCGCCCTCTTCCTGTTTACGAGGCAGATGTGTCGCCATCATGGCACCGggagaaccagcagcagcagccgctctCGTCTCCGCTCCAAGTCCACCACCAGCGAGGTCGTCGACGGCGATGCAGACGAGGATGCAGATGGAGGtagaggtggaggtggacgTGGTCGTGGGGATGTTGAGGCTGGCCTGAGGAGGGGTGGCAGTAGCAGAGGACCTCAGTTCCGGTCGTGTGCGGACCGCATCTTCGAGGCCATCTCCAGCTGGTATCCGTGGCACATTTGCCTGGCCGTGCTGATGGCCATGCCCGTGCTCCTGATCATCGCTAACTTCCTCCTGCTGGACCTGGAGCAGCTGGAGGCCTTCGAGTACCACTACGGCTTCCTCATCTTTGTGTGCATCGTGCACTTCTGCAACTTCACGCAGCTCAACTGCTGGGTGCGCAACATCCTGGCCTTCATGGCCGCCCTGTGCTTCATTGGTATCGCCGTATCGCAGCTGATGGTCTACTCGAGCCGCAGCGACCAGGCCGAGTCGGAGGAGGAGTCGCAGGAGGAGGGCGGCTCCTCGTATATCTTTGAGGAGATCAAGTGGTTCCACGACTACCACGTGGAGATCTACCTGGATCTTCTGCTCATCCTAGTCCTAGTGTGGTTTCTTAATCGCGAATTCGAGATCGGCTATCGGTTGACCTTCTACGGGAACGCGGTCGCCAACCAGGACAAGGTGCGTGTCCAGAACATGAAGAACCAGGCGGACATGCTGCTGCACAACATCATTCCCAAGCATGTGGCCGAGCACCTGAAGAACACGGCCAAGTACTCGGAGAACCACCACAACATCGCCATCATCTTCGCCTCCATCGTCAACTTCAACGAGATGTACGACGAGAGTTATCTGGGGGGCAAGGAGTTCCTCCGCGTTCTCAACGAGCTGATCGGGGACTTTGACGAGCTGCTCTCCCGTCCCGAGTTCCGGGCCGTCGAGAAGATCAAGACCATTGGCTCCACCTTCATGGCCGCCAGCGGGCTGGACCCATCGCACCGAGGGTCGGGTGATGAGCACATCCACACACTCATGGAGTTCTCCATTGCCATGCAGGAGGTGGTGGATGCCTTCAACAAGGATCTGCTCGAGTTTAATCTGATCCTGCGCATCGGTATGAACATTGGCGATGTGACGGCGGGCGTGATCGGAACCAGCAAGCTTTACTACGACATCTGGGGCGACGCCGTCAACGTGGCCTCGCGCATGGACTCCACGGGTCTTCCGAACCGCATCCAGGTGGGCAAGGACTGTCTGCCGTTCCTCACCGCACGCTACGACTTCGAGCCCCGCGGCAGCGTCTATGTCAAGGGTAAGGATCACATGGAGGTCTTTCTTTACACGGATCGCCGAAAGACCCAGCTTCCAGATGAGGGTCTGCAAGCGAAGGGGGAAGAAGAGCTGGATagcgagcagcagcaaaagcagcagttAGAGGATAATGAGGTCGAGAATGATAATGAGCATGAGCATGAGCATGAGCATGGGGAGGATAAGAAGGAGGTTGATGTTGATGCtaatgttgatgatgatgaggaggaggagtttcACTCGAGCGAGACCACAACGCTCTTCAAGTCGCAGGAGTCTATACAGGCAAATGGCGGCAATCATTTGACGACGACGGTCACGATAACGACCCCGCCCTCCTCCCAGTGAGTGGAACCGTAGACAGTCACGACCACGGACAACTCTTGGCAGTTAGCTCTTGAAAACTGGTttcaaaattgcatttaatgaATCTACAAGGCCGAGGAGAAGCAACACACAAGAGCAGGAGTGGAGGAGTGAACAGCTGCCTGCCAAGAAGGAGCTTAGTCCAAGATTTGTAACGACAGACAAATGGCTGGAAGAGTTGGTGGAGTTGGTTTCAAAATGGAAGACCGAGGGCTTCTGAGGGTTTCTAAGGGCTTCTGAGGGGTGGGAGGGGGTGGCTTTGAAAAGCGGGCAGGGGGTTTCCGGATAAAGAAGGGCAAACCATGTTTTTGTGATATGTAAAGAATATgaagatatatagatagaatCGATAGAATCGGATAAGTTTGAACGGTCCTTTAAAGTTgatattgattgattgattggttgattgattattgttattatgCAGTCAGGAATGATGGATCAAGCTGATCAGGTTGCAGCTGAGGTTATGCTTTAAGAGATGGAGGATGGCAGATCAGATGGAAATTGGATGATAGAAGATGCAGCGGGATATCTTCGGATATGCATACTCGCAGAGCGCCGATGCACCGATGCTCCCATagaatattatatttaattgtaTTAGCAAGTTGTTTAGTCGTAAGCCAAAGCAGATCACACATCTGTAGCTCTATGTGTATATGcttctccctccctctgtcTATAAgttcattcttttt
The sequence above is a segment of the Drosophila pseudoobscura strain MV-25-SWS-2005 chromosome X, UCI_Dpse_MV25, whole genome shotgun sequence genome. Coding sequences within it:
- the Ac13E gene encoding adenylate cyclase type 9 isoform X3 → MLSLITIMALCFTHWDLYREHRTLTSAVTAMLLCGASLAFLTYTGRAFSPLGHFAICLEIVLLIYTALPMPLWVGAVIAIFYSIAFELVSHMVIGCSAIHGGAGSVDSSDPSHKILILRIMAHLSVHLVGVHVLVMNLVRMRGTFMKVGQNLLVRRQLEMEKQLKEKMIHSVMPPKVADMLLNEGGTAGLDSGLPPESHYMRPRASNDVKSLFRPFHMHSMDNVSILFADIVGFTRMSSTKTAEQLVEILNDLFERFDDLCSLSGCEKISTLGDCYYCVSGCPEPRADHAICCVEMGLGMIDAMRCFDAQRHEGVKMRVGVHTGTVLCGIVGTRRVKFDVWSNDVSLANKMESSGKPEQVHISQETSSFLGDNYYLEEGEEVFGHRTYFVVGRRSDFSRTNSLSPSMPAHAIGGSSLLLPGGHAGSLSQSATNISAVQPQVPPASPVGQLSNSLNPSPVLSIRPRLTSLSMKLRKKSQNHSRERDIERGIMHPAASGIPPVIVVRERPKIIITTKSLPGSLDSDDQPSSPTPPPPPPPPPPPPPPPPKSRLMVWKVPRFLKRFEELASRGNSSCHSQPEKEDPQYLQHLHHSRPYCPEETLAFMDPTAPNGNGNGTGTGIGTSCVYQQLPVLVESCSVSRLGNQTLDIPSASRPLLHHAATSTALASSVLRSPEGFSAVAGSSVGGAGCCSPGQYSMYDDIIDVRSYISQSRSDISPFGRSGSYRSQCGRQSTSGGTVLPVEQSPLPRPRASTLATGRPPVVGASSAGAGAGATIEPSTSSTSANVQPSPFCLPAPPAGGGGGHSRNSSICPSATSRKDSGIKSNSRRSSIQQQIYALNQSAISQHRVSGYFTSSTSSISNLNDMQGLPLPMPLPLGIALPMVVPQPPPPPLPLLMQPCSSQTMGDPLAACLQQLRKQSDLQLIRCVRDNARSQRSYLVKPPLRGFSLYFKSRQLERDFRSKAHRFGTENETEGPPTLATPRYNTYIDIFVGIAVYLCISVSLFLMTQNTVTPSFRLWVTLFSCFTAIQVFALFLFTRQMCRHHGTGRTSSSSRSRLRSKSTTSEVVDGDADEDADGGRGGGGRGRGDVEAGLRRGGSSRGPQFRSCADRIFEAISSWYPWHICLAVLMAMPVLLIIANFLLLDLEQLEAFEYHYGFLIFVCIVHFCNFTQLNCWVRNILAFMAALCFIGIAVSQLMVYSSRSDQAESEEESQEEGGSSYIFEEIKWFHDYHVEIYLDLLLILVLVWFLNREFEIGYRLTFYGNAVANQDKVRVQNMKNQADMLLHNIIPKHVAEHLKNTAKYSENHHNIAIIFASIVNFNEMYDESYLGGKEFLRVLNELIGDFDELLSRPEFRAVEKIKTIGSTFMAASGLDPSHRGSGDEHIHTLMEFSIAMQEVVDAFNKDLLEFNLILRIGMNIGDVTAGVIGTSKLYYDIWGDAVNVASRMDSTGLPNRIQVGKDCLPFLTARYDFEPRGSVYVKGKDHMEVFLYTDRRKTQLPDEGLQAKGEEELDSEQQQKQQLEDNEVENDNEHEHEHEHGEDKKEVDVDANVDDDEEEEFHSSETTTLFKSQESIQANGGNHLTTTVTITTPPSSQ